One window of Equus quagga isolate Etosha38 chromosome 4, UCLA_HA_Equagga_1.0, whole genome shotgun sequence genomic DNA carries:
- the ADIPOQ gene encoding adiponectin, producing MLLLQAVLLLLVLPSPGEVTTTEETLPKEGCAGWMAGIPGHPGHNGTPGRDGRDGTPGEKGEKGDPGLVGPKGDAGETGVPGVEGPRGFPGIPGRKGEAGESSYVYRSAFSVGLETRVTVPNVPIRFTKIFYNQQNHYDGTTGKFHCNIPGLYYFSYHITVYLKDVKVSLYKKDKAVLFTYDQYQDKNLDQASGSVLLYLEKGDQVWLQVYGDGDHNGLYADNVNDSTFTGFLLYHDTN from the exons ATGCTGTTGCTCCAAGCTGTTCTATTGCTACTAGTCCTGCCGAGTCCGGGTGAGGTTACCACGACTGAAGAGACTCTGCCCAAGGAGGGCTGCGCAGGTTGGATGGCAGGCATCCCAGGGCATCCTGGCCACAATGGGACCCCAGGCCGTGATGGCAGAGATGGCACCCCTGGCGAGAAGGGTGAGAAAGGAGATCCAG GTCTTGTTGGGCCTAAGGGTGATGCTGGTGAAACTGGAGTGCCTGGAGTTGAAGGTCCCAGAGGCTTTCCGGGAATcccaggcaggaaaggagaagctggagaaagTTCCTATGTATACCGCTCAGCATTCAGTGTAGGATTGGAGACCCGAGTCACCGTCCCCAATGTTCCCATTCGTTTTACCAAGATCTTCTACAATCAGCAAAACCACTATGATGGCACCACGGGCAAATTCCACTGCAACATTCCTGGGCTGTACTACTTCTCCTACCACATCACAGTCTACTTGAAGGATGTGAAGGTCAGCCTCTACAAGAAGGACAAGGCTGTGCTCTTCACCTATGACCAGTACCAGGACAAGAACTTGGACCAGGCCTCAGGCTCTGTTCTCCTCTATCTGGAGAAGGGCGACCAAGTCTGGCTCCAGGTGTATGGGGATGGAGATCATAATGGGCTCTATGCTGATAATGTCAATGACTCCACCTTCACAGGCTTCCTTCTCTACCACGACACCAACTGA